The region CATCCGCCGCCTCGGCATCCGCCCCTTGAAAGGCATCCTCCTCGCCGGCCCGCCGGGAACGGGCAAAACGCTGCTCGCCAAGGCGGCGGCCCGGTTTACCGACTCGGCCTTTGTGGCCGCCAGCGGCTCGGAATTCGTGGAGATGTACGTCGGCGTCGGCGCCCAGCGAATCCGCCAATTATTCAAGCAGGCCCGCTCCCTCGCCCGCAAGCAGGGCAAGGCGTCGGCGATCGTATTTATCGACGAGATCGAGGTGCTCGGCGGCAAGCGGGGCCAGAACGCCGGCCACCTGGAGTACGACCAGACCCTCAACGAGCTGCTCGTTCAGATGGACGGCCTCGCCACCGACGACGAGGTGCGCGTCCTCCTCATCGCCGCGACCAACCGCGCCGACATGCTCGACCCCGCCCTCCTGCGCCCCGGCCGCTTCGACCGCCAGGTGCAGGTCGATCTGCCGGACAAGACCGGCCGCCTCCAGATCCTCGGCCTCCATGCCCGCAACAAGCCGCTGGCCGCCGACGTCGACCTGGCGACCGTCGCCGCCGACACCTTCGGCTTTTCCGGCGCCCATCTCGAAAGCCTCGTCAACGAGGCGGCGATCGCCGCCCTCAGGGACGGCGCGCAGGAGATATCCGCCTGCCACCTCAAGGGGGCGATCGACAAGGTCATCCTCGGCGAAAAGCTCGACCGCCTGCCCGGAGCGGAGGAAAAGCGGCGCATCGCCGTCCACGAGGCCGGCCACGCCATCGCCGGCGAGGTCCGCCGGCCCGGCTCGGTGGCCAGCGTGAACGTCGCCGCCCGCGGCAAGGCTCTCGGCTATGTCCGCCAGACCCAGGCCGACGACCTTTACCTTCACACGGCCGACCAGCTTAAGGATAAAATCGTCGTCGCTCTTGCCGGCGCGGTGGCCGAGGATATCGTCCTCGGCGGCCGCAGCACCGGGGCGGGCAACGATTTCCAGCAGGCCGCCGCCCTCGCCCGCCAGCTCGTCCTCGGCGGCATGTCCGAGCTCGGCATAGTGTCGGCCGAGGACCTGCCCCAGGGCACCCTCCACATGGCGGTCGCCTCCCTCCTGCAGGGCCTCGAAGCGGAAACCCACGCCCTGCTCGCCGCCCGCCGCGACGCCCTGGAGCGCGCGGTCGCCGCGCTGCTCGCCAGCGAAGGGATGAGCGGCGACGAGTTCCGCGCCCTGCTGAACGCCCCGGCACACTGATGAAAAAGACGCCTTCCCGTTAACGGGAAGGCGTCTTTTTAGTTTCCGTAAAGTTTTTACATATATCTAAAATTACGTCGACTTACCCTGACATTTTCCCTGACAAATTCGTACATTTTCTCTGGCGGATTTTCTGGCATCCAGTCTGACGAATGGCCGGCAGGATGATGGTAGGCGAGGAAGGGGCGGAAATATGAGCGTTTATTTGACGATTTCGTCGGCGATCTTGTCGAGTTCCTCGGCGAGGGCGCTGGTTTCCCGGATGGAGCCGGTGAAACGGCCGATGTCGGCGGCGATGGCGGCGAGCGTGTCGCGGATGTCGGCGACGGCGGCGTCGGTCGCTTTGCTGTCGGCCTTGACGGCGGTGATTATTTCGGCGATCTTGCCGATCGATTCGGCGCTGGTCGCGGCCAGTTTGCGGATTTCCTCGGCGACCACGCCGAAGCCCCGGCCCTGGTCGCCGACGCGGGCCGCCTCGATGGCGGCGTTGAGGCCGAGGAGGTTGGTCTGGCCGGCGATCGACCTGATGAGGCCGAGCACCTGGTCGGTTTCCGCGACCCGCTGCTGGGAATGGAGGTTGGCCGCGACCATGTCCTCGGCGGCGGCGGCGATTTTTTCCGTGCGGCCGAGAATCTCGCCGGTGGTTGCGGTCAGACCGCCGAGGTCGCCGCTGAGCCTGCGGGCCAGGCCCTTGAGCTTGTCCTGGCGGTCGACCGGCTCGGTGACGGCGAGGGTGCCGATGACGCCGCCCTGTTCGTCCGTCAGCGGGATGACGACGGTGATGAAGGGCTGGCCGCTGTAGGAGTTGTCTTTGCGCATGACGACCCGCCGGCGCTCGTGGATGGCGGTGTGGGACGCCATGCCGGGCTTGACGGGCAGGCCGATCTGCATTTTGAGGTCGAAGCTGCTGCTCGGCCGGTAGTAGACGATCTGGTCGCGGTCGGTGACGAAGACGCCCACGTCGAGGAGGTCGACGAGGCAGCCGGCGAAGCGGGCGTAATCATCAATGATGAGCGGCGAAGCGGACAAAAAATAATCCCCCTTTGCTTTTGGGTAGCGGCGGTTTTTGGGCGCAGGCAATTATTACGAATAAATACTTTATTTTCTTATTCTTCTTATTTCTCGCCAGGACGGGATTTTCCTCCGCATTTCGGCAGCAAATCGTCAATTTTTGTCGGAAATATTCGCGCGGCGGAAGTGTCCCGCCGCGCGAATGATCGCTATAAAGAGTATTTGTAGAAGCGGGTGTCCACCTTCATCACCGGGAAGGCGGCCGGCAGGTCCTCGCGGGCGACCGGGGCGAAACCGCGCTTTTCGTAGAAGCGGTGGGCGGCGAGGAACTGCGCGGTGGTGCCGAGGTATATCTCGCCCAGGCCTTTTTGCCGCGCCCAGGCGAGGAGCGCCGCCAGCAGCAGGCCGGCGGTGTTGCGGCCCGCGCCGCGGTAGTCGGGGGCGACGAACATCTTTCTGAGGGCGGCCTGGCGGTTGCCGATGTCGATGAGGGCGATGGTGCCCACGACCCGGCCGCCGTCGAGGGCCAGCCAGAAGTTGCCCGCCCCGGTCCGGTAGAAGGTTTCGATGGCGTCGAGGTCGGGCTGGTCGGCGCGGGTGATGGCGATGCCGAATTCGTCCCGCTGGATGGCGAGGATGTGGGCGACGACCTGCTCCCGGTAGGGCGCGGAGTATTCTTCGATGTTAACCAACGCTCTCCTCCCCTCCCCCGCCCTTTTTCCGCTCCAGCCATTCGCGCTCGATGTTGGCCCGCATCCTGGCGAGGAGGTCTAAGGCGGCGGCACGCTCCCCGGCGCTGAAGCCGGCGAAGCAGACGTCGATGCTGCGGTTTTCCTCGGCGATTATGCCGGGATAAACATCGCTGGCAAGGTCGGACGGGATGAGCCGCCACATCCTTTTATCGACGGCGTCGCGTTCCCGCTGGACGTAACCGGCGGCCATCAGCTTCTGGACGGCTTTGGTGGTGGTCGTCTTATCGACCTTAAGGAGCGCGGACAGCTCGGCGAGGTTGAGGCCGGGGCGCTCGACGATGCGGGTGAGAAAAACGAACTGGCCCCGCTGGAGGCTAAGCTCCCGGTATTTGAGGTCGAAAAGAGTATGGACGCAGCGGGCCAGCGCCCCCACCTCGCGCAAAATTTCATTCTTGAGGCCGTTGATGGCGGACACCTCCATTGGATAAAAATAGTTGAAACTTCCACTAATCCCATTATAGCGGGATATAGTAGAAATTTCAACTAAATAAGCAAAGGCAATCGCATAAAATCTCGACTGTTCCCCCGGTATCCGCCTGCCATTCCGGCAAGGGTTAGGGGCGGCTCCGCCGGGTTTGCCTGCCTTTGGCCTCATGGCGCGGCGAGGGTGATGTTCCGTCGTCTGTCTTGGGCTTGCGACGGCTTCGGAGGTTAATTCCGCCATGACGGGGAGGATTTTTTCCTAGCGGCTTTTTGGGGCGGGGAGCGACAGCAGAGGGCTTTGGCGGGGCCAGTTGGGCGCCGGCATCCCCGTTGTCCGCGATACCCCTCGCTTCCTTGGATTTCTGCTTCTTAATAGAGGCGCGGATGCCTTGCTCGATTATCCGCAGATACGGTTGTTCCCCGGGAACGACAAATGTGACGGCTGTGCCGGTCTGGCCCGCCCGCCCTGTTCGGCCGATGCGGTGGATATACGATTCGGCGTCATGCGGAATATCATAGTTGAATATGTGGGTAACGCCCTCAATATCGAGGCCTCTGGCAGCAATGTCCGTGACAACCAGTATTTGAAGTTTTGCCGCGCGGAAACGCTTCATTACTTGCTCGCGCTTTGACTGGGACAGATCGCCGTGCAGTTCATCAACTTCGTAGCCGCGTTGGGCAAGAGCAACGTTAAGAGAAATGGCGCGCTGCTTTGTATGACAAAATACCATCGCAAGATAGGGGCGGTATTCATCTATCATGCTGCAAAGTCTGTCGAGCTTTTCTTCCTGGGTGGTCTCCACAATAATTTGCCTGATTTCATCTAGCGTAACATTGGTGGTCTGAACACGGATATCGATAGGTCTTTCCATGTATCGCGCCGCCAGCGAACGGATTTTCGGCGGTATTGTCGCCGAAAATAACATTGTTTGATGCTTGCTGGATGTCTGGTTTATTATTTCTTCGACGTCGTCAAGAAAGCCCATCTGCAGCATTTGATCCGCTTCATCCAATACAAGTTTGGAAACCCCGGAAAGGCTGAGTTTTTTGCGGCGAAGGAGATCAAGCAGGCGGCCCGGCGTTCCGATTACAAGGTGCGGGGCGTTTTGCAGCTGGTTAACCTGCTTGTGCAAAGTATGCCCGCCATATAAGGCCAGAACATTGACAGCGAGCTTATCGCCCAGTTTCTTGGCTTCTTTGGTAATCTGCAGCGCCAGTTCTCTGGTAGGGGTAACGATTAACGCCTGAATATACGGCTTGTCCGGTTGAATGCTTTCCAGGATGGGCAGCAAAAAGGCCAACGTCTTTCCCGTGCCTGTCTGCGCCTGAGCGACCAGATCTTTTCCCGCCATCGCCATGGGAATAGCTTTCGTTTGGATGGGTGTAGGCTCGGTAATTCCCATTTGCTGCAGAAAGCTGTTCACTTCCCGCCGGATACCGAGTGTCAAAAAGTTGTCGGACATTAAAATATACCTCTGTTTTTTATAATTACTGTTATTCCCTTAGTCTGTGCAGGCCATTGCCACGGTATGCTCGGGAGCATCGGGCTACCGCCGTCCGTCCGGCAGGAGGAGGCCGGCTGATGCAAAAAAAGACTTACCTTTCGGTAAATCCATAATTGCGAAAACATGGGCAGCCCAGAATGTCGTTTCTTTGTATGTCCAAACCCGCTACTCGCAGGTGGGCATCATAGTATGGTTTTTGTCATCCACTCGCTGGTGCCGCGACAACTTACATAGCATTGGATTCCCTATATATCTTGTAGACATATTAAAGATGACGTGCATCACAGGCTACTTACTTATGCTAGCACACTAACCGGCGCAATGCAAACTAAATTACCCAGGGCTGGTCGAATAAAGGTCCTATATTATTCGGCCATTATCTGCAAGGTATCCGGATCATATAATGCGTAAAGAATATAGTAGAGAAATAGAACTGCAACCTTAATGGGGGGATTAACTATGGCGCAAGACAAAACGCTAACTTGCCGGGATTGCGAGAGGGAATTCACCTTCAGCGCATCAGAACAAGACTTCTTTGCCGAAAAAGGCTTCACCAACGAACCCGGACGCTGCCCCGATTGCCGCGCCGCCCGCAAACAGCAGAATCCGGGGGGCGGCTATAACCGTGGGGGCGGGTTTCAGCGACGGGAGATGCATCCGGCTACCTGCGCGGAGTGCGGACGGGAAACGCAAGTCCCCTTCCGCCCCAGCGGTGACCGGCCCGTCTACTGCAGTGATTGCTTCGGCCGGAACCGCCACTAGTAAAAATTATATCTGATCGTTAGCATATAGCGAAAGGCAGCGGAAGAAAAGAATATGGCTAACATGTTCAGATGGACATTTTACTTGGATTCGCGCGACAATTGGCGCTGGAAGCGCAAGGCATCTGCAAATCAAGGAGTCGCGTATTCGGAGGGTTTCCGGAATAAAACGATCCGTTTTCGGATGTCCGGCGTCCGGACCCCGAATAACGTGTACGATGGTAAAGCAAAAGACTTCACTTTCCTAGTGAAGTCTTTTGCTTTGGGGAAAGGCCGGATAGGGGCGCAGGGGGGTCTGTCAATAATTTTGTGCTCTAGCCCCTTGCCGCCAGTTAACGCAAATGAGATCGCACCTTTTCTGGGAAGAAGATGGATAGTTGCAGAAGAATTTGGCCCCAGTTCTGAATTCTGCCCGTCCATTTCCGCATAACATCCTGGGTTGCTAGATAGAGCATTTTTAACAGAGCATCGTCCGACGGGAAGATGCTCTTTCCTTTTGTGACCTTCCTGAGCTGCCGGTGATAGCTTTCGATCATGTTGGTTGTGTAGATGATCTTGCGAATTTCGGGCGGGTACTGAAAGAAGGTGGCGATTTCGGCCCAGTTGTTCCGCCAAGACTTTACGATGAGCGGATACTTGGCTCCCCAGATGCTTTCGAATTGGTTCAAGGCTTCCTGCCCGGCCGATTCCGTTGCCGCCGTGTAGATGGGCTTGAGGGCTGAGGTAATACGCTTTACGTCTTTGTAAGACACATAGCGAATAGAGTTACGGACCTGGTGGACGATGCACTTTTGCACCCGTGTTTCCGGGTAAGCGGCGCCGATGGCTTCTGTAAACCCGGTCAGGTTGTCCACCGAAGTGATAAGGATGTCTTGTACGCCCCGGTTCCTGAGTTCGTTTAGTACGCTGAGCCAAAATTTAGCTGACTCGTTTTCGCCGATCCAGATGCCAAGTACGTCCTTGGTGCCGTCCAGGTCGATGCCGATTGCCATGTAGGCGGCCTTGTTGACGATCTGGCCGTCCTGCTTGACCTTGAAGTGAATGGCGTCGAGGAAGACAACGGCATAGACGCATTGCAGCGGCCGGTTTTGCCACTCCTTAATCAAGGGCATGATTTTATTGGTGATATTGGAGATCAAGGCCGGCGAAGCCTCGATACCGTACAAGTTTTGCAGATGGTCCTGAATTTCGCGGGTACTTACGCCTTTGGCGTAAAGGGCGATAACCTGGTCTTCGATACCTGTTACGCTCTTTTGGTGTTTCTTGACGACAAGGGGGTCAAATTCGCCTTCGCGGTCACGGGGGATATCCAGCTCCACGTCGCCGAATTCGCTGCGCACCGTCTTGGGGCTATGGCCGTTCCGGCGGTTTGACTGTTCCGGCGTCCGTGAACCGTTTTTCTCATAGCCAAGGTTTTGGTCCATTTCCGCTTCGAGCATTTCCTGCAATACGCCGCCGAACATGTCTTTTAGCAGGCGCTGGACGTCCTCCGGGGTTTTAAGGTTCTCTTCCTTGATGAGGCTACGCATCTGTTCCCGACTGAGCAGTTGCTTTTTAGGTTCTTTTGGCATGTGCTTCCCCTGCCTCTCTTTCCCATTTTACCGGATTTTCTATGGGAAAGGGCAAAAGCACAATTTATTTTACAGACTCGCGCAGGGGTAAACGGCCAGGGCTATTCCCTGCTCCTATCTGCCTATTATATACCATGCTTACCATTTTAGAGCCGTTTCTGTTTGATCACGAAGTCTTTGTCACGTGGTAAGGTTAAAATATTTCTATACAAATACTAAACCGTAACCATCACCAATTGAATACACAATTTCTTCGTCCATAATATAAAGACAATCCCAAATTCCACACCCATCTATATCAAACATCACATTAATGTTAATAGCTTTATGCGGAATTTCAATTAAATTGCATTGCTTATATGACCCTAGTCTTTTACGAGCGCGTTTGTATACGTCAAAACTTTCTTCATTACTAAAAACATCCGAGTATACCACAAGAAAATTCTCTTCCAATCGTTCTAACGGATAATTTAATCCTACTCCCGTTTTCATGCTCTTATTTCCATGAATTGCCCACAAGTCAATCCCTTGCATAGGGGTGATACCCTCACTCAGTTTTTTTTCGTTACAGCGAAAGACTTCCAAAAAACTATAAAACCGTTCTGCCGGCCAATATATTGAGCCGTAATTAAGTATGTAAGCTCCTGTGATTAACCTGCTTCTAGCTGTAACTAAAGGTTGCTTCCATATAACAGTGTCTCCACTTTTCAATATCTGGACATATCCTCCACTACTACACCCAACTGTAAAGCATTCTTCGCAAACATCAATTTGTAGAAGTTCATTTTCAAATTCAACATATGGTATATTTCGCGACGCCAACTTACCATTAAGATATAGCTTGTAGCTTTGAATACTATTCAACCCTGCAGAAGTTAGCCCAGATGTCCAAGAAATAAGTTCAAGGTTTTCCACTTTCATTTTATCACCCTTATTGGCAACGTCCTATCTTCTCCGAAATAGTTCTATTATATAGTTAGTCTTAGTACCATATTATTCCTGCTACTCTTTTACTACTTCTATTAAGCCGACAAAATCAATGATTTGCAGAAAAACAGTGGAGTTTTAATTTTGCTGGGGCCAAACGACGCGAACCGCTAGCCTCCTCGATGTCAACGAGGCGCTCTTTTCTCTCGCCTTTAAACGCCTTCGGATGGTGGCCCGCTCTTCGCTCTGTCACGATAAGTTAAACGCCCTCGCCGGAGGCGGCGGGGGGCGCGGGCGTGGGCGACGTTGCGGAGGGCGTTACGCGCCGTTGGCGAAGCGGAGCGCGCCGCCACACGCGAGTCCATGGACGGACGAGCGAGGAGCCATCGGCCATGGACGGCCGTTGGCGACGGTGGTCGCGGGTGCGCGGCGCAAGCCTTACGGCGCGTTCGCCCAGAGCTTCGGCGCGTAGCCCGCGTTCTCCGCAATCTGGTTAATCGTATATTACATTTTTCCCTTCTTCACTTAATTTTTTTAAAGATGAAAGCATATGATTTATTTCTTCATCGGAATGTCTTTCCCATGAACCTAATTCGGCTATTATTTTCAGAGGGGATTTTGACCGATAAGAACGGGTTGGGTTGCCGGGAAATCTTTTGTCGGTCAGGTTCGGGTCGTTTTCAAATTCGCCTAACGGTTCTACAAGATAAATTCTTTCCTTCGCCTTAGATTTCGCTAATTCAGCACCCCATTTAGCGGCATCTAACGAAGCGGTAAAATATATATGGTTGGCTTTTTTATCCTGGTAATTTGATAAATGCTGCGGTTCTAATAAATCGCCAATTTTTAAGTCGGCTTTAGTACCATGAAAGAAAGGACCTTTATCGAGGACATCTTTGTTGTCATTCATGCCGATACACCTCTTATATGTTTTTAATTTGTGTATAGCATTATCATATCCGTAGCGTTAGAAAAAAACCCGCGGCCCTACTAGGTAGGACGCGGGCTTTCTGGCTTTACTCGTTTGTTACCGCGACAAGGTTCTCGTCTGATTCTTCGCTCGCTTCCTCTTCCGGGGCGGGTTTTTTGTCGCTTTTGATGAGGGTGGCGGCGAGGACGCCGAGGGCGGCGATGAAGGCGACGATTTTGAAGACGTCACCGTAGGCGATGACGGCGGCCTGTTTGGCGATCATGCCCTGGAGGACGGCGAGGGCGGCGCCTTTGGCCTGGACGGCCGGCAGGCCGCTTTGCATGAACCCGCCCTGGAGGGCGGACAGCATCTGGGACGCCGCCGATGACGCGGTGTTGACGTATTCGGCGAGCACGGCGGCGTGGAAGGTGGTGCGGGTGTCGAGGAAGGTGCCGAAGATGGCGATGCCGACGCTGCCGCCGACGTTTTTGAAGAGGTTGAAGACGCCGGAGCCGACGCCCATTTTCTCTTTGGGCAGGGTGGCCATGGCGGCGTTGGAGAGGGGCGACATGGTGAGGGCGAGACCGACGCCCATGAGGGCGAGGCGGACGGCGATGAAGGGGTAGGCGGTGTCGGCAGTCATGGTGTGGAAGGAGTACATGGCGACGGCGAGGATGAGCATGCCGAGCATGGTGGGCGTCCTCCCCCCCGTCCGGTCGGCGAGCTTGCCGCCCATGGGGGCCATGAGGATCATGGCGCCGATGAGGGGGAAGAGCGACAGGCCGGCGCGGATGGGCGAGTAGCCGAGGATGTTGCGGAGGAAGAAGGGGATGAGGAACAGGCCGCCCATGAGGGCCATGAAGGTGATGAAGCCGACGAGGTTGGCGACGGTGAAGGTGGGATTTTTGAAGAGGCTGAGGTCGACGAGCGGCTCGGCGACGCGGCTTTCGATGCGGACGAAGGCGGCGAGGCTGAGGACGGTGAGGGCGGAGAGGCCGAGGATGTAGGCCGAGGTCCAGCCTTCCTTGCCGCCCTGGCTGAGGGCGACGATGAGGGCGCTGAGGCCGGTGACGAGGGTGATGCCGCCGAGGTAGTCGATTTTCCGCGAGACGGCCTGGCGGGGCGATTCTTGGAGGACGAGGACGGCGAGGAGGATGCCGGCGCCGGCGATGGGGACGATGCTGTCGAACAGCATCCGCCAGTTGACGTATTCGACGATGTAGCCGCCGACGGTGGGGCCGAGGACGGCGCCGGCGGCGGCGAACGCGCCCCACATGCCCATTGCCTGGCCCCGTTCTTCGGGCGGGAAGGCGTCGGCGACGATGGTCATGGCGTTGGGGAAGAACATGGCGGCGCCAAGGCCCTGGAGGATGCGGAAGGCGATGACGGACGCGCTGTTCCAGGCGAGGCCGACCAGCATGGTGGCGGCGGTGAAAACGACCAGGCCGGCGACGTAGACTTTTTTGCGGCCGAACTGGTCGCCGAATTTGCCCATGATGGGCAGGGTGGCGCCGTAGGGGATGGAGTAGGCGAGCAGCACCCAGGTGACGTTGTCCATGGTGAAGCCGAAGGTGTTCATGATGTTGGTGAGGGCGATGTCGAGCGAGCTGGCGACATAGCCACTGAGGACGGTGCCGAGGGAGACGATGGCGAGGACGAGGTATTTATTGGGATGGAGGGTGTCGTTCATGGCGCTCACCTGCCCGCGCGGATGGCGACGACGGCCGACATGCCCGGCTTGAGGTCGGCCTGGCCGCTATCGGTGATTTTGATTTTGACGGGGATGCGCTGGGTGACTTTGGTGAAGTTGCCGGTGGCGTTGTCGGCCGGCAGGAGGGCGAACTGGGAGCCGGTGGCGGCGCCGACTTCGGCGACTTCGCCGGCGAATTTGCGCCGCGGGTAGGCGTCGACGGTGAACTGGACGGCTTCGCCGCTTCTGATGCGGCCGATGTTGGTTTCCTCGATGTTGGCCTCGACCCAGGATTCGGCGGGGTCGGTGATGCTGTAGACGGTCTGGCCGACGGATACCATTTCGCCGGGGTCGACGGGCCGTTTGGCGACGATGCCGGATACGGGGGCGACGATGGCGGTGTTTTCGAGCTGGAGGCGGGCGTTTCTGAGGGCGGCGGCGGCCTGGGCCACCTGGGCGCGGGCGTAGTCGACGTCCTGGGCGGCCGCGCCTTCGGAGGCGAGGCTGAGGCCCTGGCGGGCGGCTTCGTGCTGGGCCTGGGCGACTTTGAGGGCGGTGAGGGCGGCGTCGCGCTGCTGGGCGGAAAGGGCGCCGTCTTCGTAGAGTTTCGCGGTGCGCTCGTAGTCGCGACGGGCGTTTTCGAGGCTGGCTTCGGCCTGGGCGACGGCGGCCTGGGCCTGGGCGACCTGCTGGGGACGGCTGCCGGCCTCTAAGGAGGCGAGCTTGGCCTGGGCGGCGGCGTGGTTGGCCTCGGCCTGCTCGACCTGGATTTTGAGGGCCTGGCTGTCGATGCGGGCGATGACCTGACCGGCCTCTACCCGGTCGCCTTCCCTGACGGCGAGTTCTTCGATCTGGCCGGGGACTTTGGTGCTGACGTTGACGATGCTGCTTTTGATTCTGGCGTCGTCGGTGGAGACTTTGCCGCTGGCGGCGAACCACCACCAGCCGCCGGCGAGGGCAAGAACGCCGGCCAGCGCGGCGGCGGCGGCGATGAGTTTGCGGTTGGCGATTTTTTTCGGTGCGCTCATGATGTTCCTCCTTGAATTTTGACTGGGATTTTCCGCTCAGTCGGCGAGCAGGTATTCGCGGATGGCTTTGTGGCGCCGCTCGAGCTCGAGCATTTTGGCCCGGGCGAGGTCTTTGAGCGATCCGAGGTAGGCAAGCCCGCCGGGAGTGATGGTGTAGACGCGCTTACCGCGGGTAGCGGGGTTTTCCCAGTGGCCGGCGACGTAGCCCTTTTCCTCGAGCTGGCGGAGCAGCGGGTAGAGGAAGTTGGGGTTGGGCCGGACGGCGTCGCCGGTGAGGCGCTTGATCTCGCCGGCGATGCGGTTGCCGTGGGCGGCTTCGCTTTTGAGGATGGTGAGGATGAAGAGGGCGGTGACGAGTTTGATCCAGGTTTTGGCGTCAGGGCGGCTGAACAAGGCTGAAGACCTCCTTTGCGAGGGCTTGTAGTTTGCAATAACTTTGTGTTTATGTTAACACTAACATTGTTAATATTAATAGGTTTTGGGGCGGCCGTCAATTTGGGATTGCCGGCAATAATGGGCAGGGCTGCCAGGGGAACGGGAAAAAGGGCCGGCTGCGGGAGGGTTTCGGGGGGCGGGCGGCGAAGGGCGAGAGGGACAAGGCGGCGGGGGAAGATTGCCCGGCTGGTATAATGAGCCTTAGAGGCGACGAGGAGATGATGCGGGATGTGCAATGCGCAGGGCTGCTTCGAAGGGGTGTACGAGGCTTTTGAGAAGAGGCTGCTCAAGGATGGGGTCGCGGTGTGCTTCAACGCGCTGACGGCGGAAAAGTTCGCGGCGAGGCTGGCGGCGAAGGGGATCAGGGCGGCCAGGACGGAGACGGGCGGGAAGCGGCACGAATTCCGGCTGGAAGGCGAATAATGCGCATAACGAAGCGGCCCGCCGGGAGGCGGGCCGCTTTGCTGTGCGGGGGGAAGATTTATACAGAGGGATTCGCGCAGGGTGGGCTTACGATTTCGCGGCTTTGACAACGACGCCTTTGTCGTCAAATTCCACGGTTGTGCCGGCTTCGTAAACCTTAATATAACCCGACGGCGAGAGCAGCTTGGTGTCCTTGTTCAACGTGCCTTTGATAACTTCGCACTTGTCGTTCAGGACAAGCCGCGTCTCTTTCCTGAATTGGACGAGACCGGGAAGAAGCTCCGTGCTGGTGTTGTTTACATTCATTATCTGCCGCCAGCCGACAGGACGTAAGTATGTTTTGTAATTTAAGGTGCAAGTGGCAATCATCCCGTTTTCGTGAAAACTGACCTCGGTATTATCCGATAACCTTATATAATCCGTTTGACTAACGGGAATCTCTATAAAGTTCCCAGTAACGGTTCCTTTAATAACTTCCCCCTTACCGTTGAAGGTCACTCTTGTGCCTGCCTTAAAATCTAGGAGCCTGTTTGGCTTAAGCTCAATACCACCATAGGGAATCCAGGTATAATAGAACGGACCTCCGGCAACACACG is a window of Selenomonadales bacterium 4137-cl DNA encoding:
- a CDS encoding DHA2 family efflux MFS transporter permease subunit is translated as MNDTLHPNKYLVLAIVSLGTVLSGYVASSLDIALTNIMNTFGFTMDNVTWVLLAYSIPYGATLPIMGKFGDQFGRKKVYVAGLVVFTAATMLVGLAWNSASVIAFRILQGLGAAMFFPNAMTIVADAFPPEERGQAMGMWGAFAAAGAVLGPTVGGYIVEYVNWRMLFDSIVPIAGAGILLAVLVLQESPRQAVSRKIDYLGGITLVTGLSALIVALSQGGKEGWTSAYILGLSALTVLSLAAFVRIESRVAEPLVDLSLFKNPTFTVANLVGFITFMALMGGLFLIPFFLRNILGYSPIRAGLSLFPLIGAMILMAPMGGKLADRTGGRTPTMLGMLILAVAMYSFHTMTADTAYPFIAVRLALMGVGLALTMSPLSNAAMATLPKEKMGVGSGVFNLFKNVGGSVGIAIFGTFLDTRTTFHAAVLAEYVNTASSAASQMLSALQGGFMQSGLPAVQAKGAALAVLQGMIAKQAAVIAYGDVFKIVAFIAALGVLAATLIKSDKKPAPEEEASEESDENLVAVTNE
- a CDS encoding PadR family transcriptional regulator — translated: MFSRPDAKTWIKLVTALFILTILKSEAAHGNRIAGEIKRLTGDAVRPNPNFLYPLLRQLEEKGYVAGHWENPATRGKRVYTITPGGLAYLGSLKDLARAKMLELERRHKAIREYLLAD
- a CDS encoding HlyD family secretion protein, producing MSAPKKIANRKLIAAAAALAGVLALAGGWWWFAASGKVSTDDARIKSSIVNVSTKVPGQIEELAVREGDRVEAGQVIARIDSQALKIQVEQAEANHAAAQAKLASLEAGSRPQQVAQAQAAVAQAEASLENARRDYERTAKLYEDGALSAQQRDAALTALKVAQAQHEAARQGLSLASEGAAAQDVDYARAQVAQAAAALRNARLQLENTAIVAPVSGIVAKRPVDPGEMVSVGQTVYSITDPAESWVEANIEETNIGRIRSGEAVQFTVDAYPRRKFAGEVAEVGAATGSQFALLPADNATGNFTKVTQRIPVKIKITDSGQADLKPGMSAVVAIRAGR